Genomic window ([Empedobacter] haloabium):
TCGCACTTCCTGGTCAAGGACCCGGACCGCCTGGTCGTCGACATCGAAGGGCTGGAACTGAATCCCACCCTGAAAACGCTGGTGGCGAAGATCCAGTCGAACGACCCGTACATCAAGCAGGTGCGCGTGGGCCAGAACCGCCCGAATGTCGTGCGCCTGGTGTTCGACCTGAAGGCGCCGATCCGGCCCCAGGTGTTCACCCTGGAACCGGTGGGCGTCTACAAGCACCGGCTGATCTTCGACCTCTACCCGGTGCAGCCGATCGACCCGATCGCCGCGCTGATCGAGAAGGGCGAATGGTCCAGCGACGGCAAGCCGGTGGGCCAGCCGCCCGCCACAGCGGCGGACGCGCCCGCGGCCACCCTGGGCAACGCGCTGCCGCTGCCGGACAACAAGCTGCCCGCGCCGGGCGTGCCCTCGGAGGCCCTGCCCCGTCCCGACATCGCCGCCGTGCCGCCGAAGGCCGAACCGACGCCGCCGCCCGCGAAGCAGGAGCCGAAGAAGGCGCCGGGCGACAAGCTGGTACGCATGCTGACGGTGGCGCTGGACCCCGGCCACGGCGGCGAGGACCCGGGCGCCATCGGCGCCAAGGGCAGCCGCGAGAAGGACATCGTGCTGGCGATCGCCAAGCGCCTCAAGTTCAAGATCGAGGAGCACCCGAACATGCGCGTGATGCTGACGCGCGACGGCGACTTCTTCGTTCCGCTCAACAAGCGGGTGGAAAAGGCGCGCAAGGTCGATGCCGACCTGTTCGTGTCGATTCACGCGGACGCTTTCGTCTCGCCCTCCGCGCGCGGCTCGTCCGTGTTCGTGCTGTCCGAGAAGGGCGCCAGCTCGTCGGCGGCACGCTGGCTGGCCAACAAGGAAAACCAGGCCGACCTGATCGGCGGTGCCAACACGCAGGGCCACGACCCGCAACTGGCCAGCGTGCTGTTCGACCTGTCCACCACGGCGCAGATCAACGACAGCCTGAAGGTCGGCAAGGCCGTGCTGTCGCAGATCGGCGGCATCAACAAGCTGCACAACGGCGCCGTCGAGCGGGCCGGCTTCGCCGTGCTGAAGGCGCCGGATATCCCGTCGATCCTGATCGAGACCGCTTTCATCTCCAATCCGGACGAGGAGGCGCGCCTGCTCGACAACGCCTACCAGGACCAGATCGCGGACGCCATCGTCAAGGGCATCCGCCAGTACTTCGCCAAAAACCCGCCGCTCGCCAAGAGCCGGCTGACCTGAGGATTACGATATGAAGATGGTGACGTTCGGCGAGCTGCCGGCCGTGTGTATCACCGCGCCCGACGGCGCCGAGGCGACCATTGCGCTGTACGGCGCCCACCTGGCGTCATGGAAGACGGCCGACGGGCGCGAGCGCCTGTTCATGAGCGAACGTTCCCCGCGCGACGGCAGCGCGGCCATCCGCGGCGGCGTGCCCGTCATCTTCCCGCAGTTCTCCACGCGCGGCACCGGCCAGCGCCATGGCGTGGCGCGCCTGTCGCACTGGCGCCTGGCGGACCACGGCAGCGACGCCAGCACCGCCTGGGCCGAATTCGCGCTGACGCAGGACGACGTGCCGCCGGCGCTCGCCGCGGGCTGGCCCCATGCGTTCGCCCTGACGCTGCGCTTCACCCTGCAGCCGGGCGCCATCGCGATGCGCTTCACGGTCACCAATACGGGCGCCGCGCCCTTCGATTTCGCCACCGCGCTGCACACGTACTACGCGGTGGACGACTTCACGCGCACGGTGCTGGAAGGCCTGCCGGAACAGTCGCCGCTGCACTTCGGTCCGAAACTGGACAACATCTACGCGGCCCCGCCAGAGCTGGCGCTGGCGCACGATGGCGGCAAGCTGCAATTACGGCAGCAAGGCTTTACGGAGTGGGTGGTGTGGAATCCGGGCGCCGAGGGCGCCGCGGCACTGGCCGACATGGCCGATCACGAATGGCAGCGCTTCGTCTGCATCGAGCCGGCCCGCGTCGACAAGGGAGAGCTGGCCGCCGGCGCCACGTGGACCGGCGAGCACACGATTACTGCGACTCTTTGATCATCCGGCCCGAGCTGGCCTGCACCGGCCGGGCGTTCAACGGATAGAGCCGCGAGAACAGCGCCATCTGCTCGGGCGATGCCTGCAGCGGCTCCTTCATCACCAGCCACAGCACGCCTTCCGTGCACGGCGGTTCGGACAGCGATCCCATGTACGTGTAGTAGTCGCGCCGTTCCGGCAGCAGGTCGTTCGGGTCGAACACGATCGAGGGCGTGAACGTGTCCTTCTTCTCCAGCGGCAGGTTGTTCCACACCGTCTGCACGGCAGGTTGCGGGCGCCCGCGCTGCAGCATCAACGCCAGGATGGCCACGTGCCCTTCGACGTCCTTGTGCACCAGGTGGATGCCCATCTCATAGCTCTTGCCGTTGACGCGCTCCTCGGCCGGACGGTGGAAGTGCAGCTGCTGCAGCTCGTACGTGCGGCCCGCCACGGACAGGTAGTTGCCGCCGCCCAGTTGCACCTGCACGGTGTGGCCGTTGTCCGTCACGCTGAACGACGAGGGGCGGTAATCGAAGGCGATCTGCTCCAGGTCGACCTTGATGCCGTCGCGGATGTCGATCGGCGACTGCCGCGTGCCGCCATTGCACTTGTTCCAGCTGGCGTTGATCTTGCTCCAGTTGGCCGGACCGAACTCGCCTTCGTAGGTCCAGAAGGTGCCGTTGGCCGGTGGCGGCGGCGCGGCCGCGATGGCGGCGGCGCGGGCAGCCTTGGCGGCGGCGTCCTTCTTGGCCTTGGCGGCGGCCGCCATGCGTGCGGCCTGGTTGGCGCGCATCGCGGCCAGGCGTTCGGCGATCTTGGCGGACAGCTCGGCTTCGGCCATCTCTTCCTGCTCGCGCGCGGAGAGTTTCTTGGCCGGCGCCTCCTTCTCCTTCAGCGAGGATTTGGAGGGCTTGGCCGGCAGGATGGACGGAATGGAACCCTTGGCCGACGCGGGCGGCTCGTTCGCACCGGCGGTGCCGAGGGCGAGGCAGCAGGCAGTGAGGGCAATCAGCTTGCGCATGTTAATCCGGAAAGTAAAAGAAGCGTTACCCCGGTTAACGGATGCCGTGCGGCAAAACTTGAGGCAGGCCTGCCGTATATCTTGTGCCCAGCCCTGCGCTGTCGTTGCGCAGGGCGCCCGGTTTAACGCCTCAGCATTTTGCGGCTGAATTTCCACAGCCCGCCAACGGCCACCGGCACGATGGCGACCGCCACGCCGATCAGCACGATCGCGGTCAGGTTGTCGCGGATGATAGGCATGTTGCCGAACAGGTAACCGGCCACGCACAACGAGATGACCCAGGCCAGCGCGCCCGCCACGTTGTAGAGCTGGAAGCGGCCGAAGGTCATGTCGGAGACGCCGGCCACGAATGGCGCGAACGTGCGCACGACCGGCACGAAGCGGGCCAGGATGATGGTCTTGCCGCCGTGGCGCTCGAAGAACTCGTGGGTGCGGTGCAGCGCATCCTTGTTGATCCAGCGGTAGTTGTGCGTGAACATGCGCTGCCCGATGGCCTCGCCGATCAGGTAATTGGTGGTGTTGCCCAGCACCGCAGCCGTAATGAGCAGGAAGATCAACAGCCCCAGGTGCATCTGGCCCGTGGCGCAGAAGGCGCCGGCGATAAACAGCAGCGTGTCGCCCGGGAAGAAGAACAGCACGACCAGGCCTGTTTCGGCAAAGATGATAAAGAACAGCACGGCGTACACATAGACACCGTATTGCGCGATCAAAGTGCCCAGCGTCTTGTCGACGTGGACCAGCATGTCCAACAGTTGAACGAAATCCATAGATATCCCAAAAGGTTGCGGCGGGAATCATACACCAGCGACATGTATGCAACACCCCGCCCCGACGATATTTTGCGTCATTGCCGGACAAGAAAATCCTTTTGCCAGTCTAACCATGTTAACGTCTACAATTCTTAGCGCTCGCTTAGTCCATACAACAGGAGATCCGATGCCGTTCCACCGCCACCTGCCCACCATGGCCGCCGCGCTGCTGGCCGCTTGTTCCGCACTGTCGGCCGCCGAGCTGCCGCCCAAGCCGACCGTGGCGGACGTCGTCAAGTCGTCCCGCGCCAGCGAATGGCGCCTGCCCGACCCGGACAACACGCTGTACATGGACATCCCCTCCGGCCGCGTCGTCATCGAACTGGCGCCCGAGTTCGCGCCGCAACACGCCGCCAATATCCGCGCCATGGTGCGCGAGGGCTATTTCGACGGCCTGGCGATCCTGCGCTCGCAGGACAACTGGGTGGTGCAGTGGGGCGATCCGGACGAGAAGAACCCGAAAGCGCTGAAGACGGCCAAGGCCAAGCTGCCGGGCGAATTCACTGTGCCACTGAAAAGCATCAAGGATTTCACCCGCCTGCCCGACCGCGACGGCTATGCGCCGCAGGTGGGTCACGCCAACGGTTTCCCGGCCGCGCGCGACCCGAAGAGCGGCCAGGCCTGGCTGGCGCACTGCTACGGCATGGTGGGCGTGGGCCGCGACACGGCGTCCGACAGCGGCAACGGCGGCGCCCTGTACGCCGTCATCGGCAACGCGCCGCGCCACCTGGACCGCAACATCACGGTGGTCGGCCGCGTCATCGACGGCATGCCGCTGCTGTCCGTGCTGCCGCGCGGCACC
Coding sequences:
- a CDS encoding N-acetylmuramoyl-L-alanine amidase, with translation MPATPPLPPDTLIAPRPGKTRRTFLKAGGTLLLSVLAPLPARAAQIMAVRVWPADDYTRVTLENDSDLKTSHFLVKDPDRLVVDIEGLELNPTLKTLVAKIQSNDPYIKQVRVGQNRPNVVRLVFDLKAPIRPQVFTLEPVGVYKHRLIFDLYPVQPIDPIAALIEKGEWSSDGKPVGQPPATAADAPAATLGNALPLPDNKLPAPGVPSEALPRPDIAAVPPKAEPTPPPAKQEPKKAPGDKLVRMLTVALDPGHGGEDPGAIGAKGSREKDIVLAIAKRLKFKIEEHPNMRVMLTRDGDFFVPLNKRVEKARKVDADLFVSIHADAFVSPSARGSSVFVLSEKGASSSAARWLANKENQADLIGGANTQGHDPQLASVLFDLSTTAQINDSLKVGKAVLSQIGGINKLHNGAVERAGFAVLKAPDIPSILIETAFISNPDEEARLLDNAYQDQIADAIVKGIRQYFAKNPPLAKSRLT
- a CDS encoding D-hexose-6-phosphate mutarotase, which encodes MKMVTFGELPAVCITAPDGAEATIALYGAHLASWKTADGRERLFMSERSPRDGSAAIRGGVPVIFPQFSTRGTGQRHGVARLSHWRLADHGSDASTAWAEFALTQDDVPPALAAGWPHAFALTLRFTLQPGAIAMRFTVTNTGAAPFDFATALHTYYAVDDFTRTVLEGLPEQSPLHFGPKLDNIYAAPPELALAHDGGKLQLRQQGFTEWVVWNPGAEGAAALADMADHEWQRFVCIEPARVDKGELAAGATWTGEHTITATL
- a CDS encoding carbonic anhydrase family protein yields the protein MRKLIALTACCLALGTAGANEPPASAKGSIPSILPAKPSKSSLKEKEAPAKKLSAREQEEMAEAELSAKIAERLAAMRANQAARMAAAAKAKKDAAAKAARAAAIAAAPPPPANGTFWTYEGEFGPANWSKINASWNKCNGGTRQSPIDIRDGIKVDLEQIAFDYRPSSFSVTDNGHTVQVQLGGGNYLSVAGRTYELQQLHFHRPAEERVNGKSYEMGIHLVHKDVEGHVAILALMLQRGRPQPAVQTVWNNLPLEKKDTFTPSIVFDPNDLLPERRDYYTYMGSLSEPPCTEGVLWLVMKEPLQASPEQMALFSRLYPLNARPVQASSGRMIKESQ
- a CDS encoding VTT domain-containing protein, which translates into the protein MDFVQLLDMLVHVDKTLGTLIAQYGVYVYAVLFFIIFAETGLVVLFFFPGDTLLFIAGAFCATGQMHLGLLIFLLITAAVLGNTTNYLIGEAIGQRMFTHNYRWINKDALHRTHEFFERHGGKTIILARFVPVVRTFAPFVAGVSDMTFGRFQLYNVAGALAWVISLCVAGYLFGNMPIIRDNLTAIVLIGVAVAIVPVAVGGLWKFSRKMLRR
- a CDS encoding peptidylprolyl isomerase → MPFHRHLPTMAAALLAACSALSAAELPPKPTVADVVKSSRASEWRLPDPDNTLYMDIPSGRVVIELAPEFAPQHAANIRAMVREGYFDGLAILRSQDNWVVQWGDPDEKNPKALKTAKAKLPGEFTVPLKSIKDFTRLPDRDGYAPQVGHANGFPAARDPKSGQAWLAHCYGMVGVGRDTASDSGNGGALYAVIGNAPRHLDRNITVVGRVIDGMPLLSVLPRGTGAMGFYEQPEQMVPIKSVRLAADVPEEQRSKLEILRTDSASFKAVAEAQRNRGGPWTKVAAGHVDLCNVPIPVRQQASTN